A genomic region of Magnolia sinica isolate HGM2019 chromosome 6, MsV1, whole genome shotgun sequence contains the following coding sequences:
- the LOC131249622 gene encoding uncharacterized protein LOC131249622 yields the protein MEREQEWEGEESAPTLTLRTRKGKMVNLDAARVERPAETDRSVYLDRVEGIWKCRHCTWTYRMGSPGIDHAHNHEEYFRGLANAKTLSQQGSCFGSQSQQGIASTDENWGTKLSTVGFSAGEKNQGNGEADLETIEMDVERV from the exons ATGGAAAGAGAGCAGGAGTGGGAAGGAGAGGAGTCCGCTCCGACTCTTACACTAAGGACCCGGAAGGGCAAAATGGTAAATCTCGACGCTGCTAGAGTAGAACGGCCGGCAGAGACCGACCGAAGCGTTTACTTGGATAGAGTTGAAG GAATATGGAAGTGTCGCCACTGCACATGGACCTACCGAATGGGAAGTCCTGGCATAGATCATGCTCACAATCATGAAGAGTATTTCAGAGGGTTGGCGAATGCCAAAACATTATCTCAGCAGGGATCATGTTTTGGTTCACAAAGTCAACAAG GTATTGCATCTACTGATGAAAATTGGGGGACAAAATTGAGCACTGTTGGCTTTTCTGCTGGTGAGAAAAACCAAGGGAATGGTGAAGCAGATCTTGAAACAATAGAAATGGATGTTGAGAGG GTATGA
- the LOC131248769 gene encoding membrane protein of ER body-like protein isoform X2, protein MVAKDQNGTGMHRKDGLSKPQREGNNAFIPSIPGVSSPKGVQIDISKLEAAAKKTYLGTATPAGPLSSQSNQTVPSAAAPGVLQDRETKIETVQRKFDGARTREWDILKSIVYGGLIESITSLGVVSSAAGSEAATLNIVALGLANLIGGLFVISQNLKELRNEQHSANDQSEQNLDRYQEILGQRENFWRHVVVAVFSYIIFGLIPPVIYGFSFRKTDNKEYKLIAVTAASLLCIALLAIGKAHVRKAPKTYIKTLLYYVGVGMLGSGLSYVVGQLIKKLLEKLGWFDSGAANPVSVFVETRSMRSRWASY, encoded by the exons ATGGTAGCAAAAGATCAAAATGGCACTGGAATGCATCGAAAGGATGGATTGTCAAAACCTCAACGAGAGGGGAATAATGCTTTCATTCCATCAATTCCAGGAGTTTCATCACCTAAAGGAGTTCAGATTGACATTTCAAAACTGGAGGCTGCAGCTAAAAAGACTTATCTTG GCACTGCTACACCAGCGGGACCGTTGTCATCTCAGAGCAATCAAACTGTTCcttcagcagcagcaccaggagTCTTGCAAGATAGGGAGACCAAAATAGAAACTGTTCAACGGAAGTTTGATGGAGCTAGGACTCGTgaatgggatatcctaaaaagcATTGTGTATGGTGGTTTAATCGAGTCAATCACAAGCCTTGGTGTGGTTTCATCTGCAGCTGGTTCTGAGGCTGCCACAT TGAATATTGTTGCTTTGGGATTGGCAAATCTGATCGGCGGACTATTCGTGATTTCTCAAAAT CTTAAGGAGCTGAGAAATGAACAACATAGTGCCAATGATCAAAGCGAACAAAATCTTGATCGGTACCAGGAAATACTTGGGCAGAGAGAAAATTTCTGGCGGCATGTGGTTGTTGCAGTCTTTTCATACATCATATTTGGGCTAATTCCACCTGTGATTTATGGCTTCTCATTCCGAAAGACTGATAACAAGGAGTACAAGCTTATAGCGGTTACTGCAGCTTCTCTTCTATGCATCGCTTTGCTTGCAATCGGCAAGGCCCATGTCCGAAAGGCACCAAAGACCTACATTAAAACCTTGTTGTACTATGTTGGCGTTGGGATGCTGGGGTCAGGCCTCTCGTATGTAGTGGGCCAGCTGATCAAGAAGCTTTTGGAGAAGCTTGGGTGGTTCGACTCCGGTGCAGCTAACCCAGTGTCTGTATTTGTGGAAACAAGGTCAATGAGGTCGAGATGGGCATCTTATTGA
- the LOC131248769 gene encoding membrane protein of ER body-like protein isoform X1 — protein sequence MVAKDQNGTGMHRKDGLSKPQREGNNAFIPSIPGVSSPKGVQIDISKLEAAAKKTYLAGTATPAGPLSSQSNQTVPSAAAPGVLQDRETKIETVQRKFDGARTREWDILKSIVYGGLIESITSLGVVSSAAGSEAATLNIVALGLANLIGGLFVISQNLKELRNEQHSANDQSEQNLDRYQEILGQRENFWRHVVVAVFSYIIFGLIPPVIYGFSFRKTDNKEYKLIAVTAASLLCIALLAIGKAHVRKAPKTYIKTLLYYVGVGMLGSGLSYVVGQLIKKLLEKLGWFDSGAANPVSVFVETRSMRSRWASY from the exons ATGGTAGCAAAAGATCAAAATGGCACTGGAATGCATCGAAAGGATGGATTGTCAAAACCTCAACGAGAGGGGAATAATGCTTTCATTCCATCAATTCCAGGAGTTTCATCACCTAAAGGAGTTCAGATTGACATTTCAAAACTGGAGGCTGCAGCTAAAAAGACTTATCTTG CAGGCACTGCTACACCAGCGGGACCGTTGTCATCTCAGAGCAATCAAACTGTTCcttcagcagcagcaccaggagTCTTGCAAGATAGGGAGACCAAAATAGAAACTGTTCAACGGAAGTTTGATGGAGCTAGGACTCGTgaatgggatatcctaaaaagcATTGTGTATGGTGGTTTAATCGAGTCAATCACAAGCCTTGGTGTGGTTTCATCTGCAGCTGGTTCTGAGGCTGCCACAT TGAATATTGTTGCTTTGGGATTGGCAAATCTGATCGGCGGACTATTCGTGATTTCTCAAAAT CTTAAGGAGCTGAGAAATGAACAACATAGTGCCAATGATCAAAGCGAACAAAATCTTGATCGGTACCAGGAAATACTTGGGCAGAGAGAAAATTTCTGGCGGCATGTGGTTGTTGCAGTCTTTTCATACATCATATTTGGGCTAATTCCACCTGTGATTTATGGCTTCTCATTCCGAAAGACTGATAACAAGGAGTACAAGCTTATAGCGGTTACTGCAGCTTCTCTTCTATGCATCGCTTTGCTTGCAATCGGCAAGGCCCATGTCCGAAAGGCACCAAAGACCTACATTAAAACCTTGTTGTACTATGTTGGCGTTGGGATGCTGGGGTCAGGCCTCTCGTATGTAGTGGGCCAGCTGATCAAGAAGCTTTTGGAGAAGCTTGGGTGGTTCGACTCCGGTGCAGCTAACCCAGTGTCTGTATTTGTGGAAACAAGGTCAATGAGGTCGAGATGGGCATCTTATTGA